The following is a genomic window from Cryomorphaceae bacterium 1068.
GGATTTCATTAGATCAACACTGCGCTGAATAAACCTACTCATGGCTTCTCCCTTGAGCATATTTTGCGAAAGCAACGCTAAGTCAACCAATTGACCTACGGTTTCTTTTTGCTTGGCCTCATCTTCCTCCATGAGTTTAGTGATAAGCGGATGATTCGCATTGACCACCATATTGTATGTCTCAGGCATCATACCAAACATTTGAGCTCCACCACCTGACATTTGCTGCTCCTTCATTCGGCGCATAAACTCACTTTGAGTAATGATGATCGGGCGGTCATTCTCGCTCATGCTCTCAAATTGAACATGGAACTTTTCCTTTTCTACCGATCCTTCAATCACGGGCTTCAACTTCTCTTTTTCCTCTTCAGATAGCTTCGATGGAATCTCCTCCTCTTTCTGAATCAATTTGTCAATCGTATCGGCATCAACTCGTGCAAAAGACAATTTGTCTTCTTTTTGCTCCAGCTTGCTGATCAAATGACTCGAAATAGGCGTGTCCAAAACAACCACGTCATACGAACGGTCTTTTGCCGTCTGAATAAAGCTATACTGCTCTTTTTCGTCCTGCGCATAAAGCACAATCGTCTTGTCGTTCTTGTCCGTTTGTGTGGCCTGAATTTTCTCCTTGTACTCCTCAATCGTGTAGTACTTTCCGTCTACCGATTTGAATAGGTAAAACTTCGAAGCCTTGTCGTAAAACTTCTCGTCAGTCAGCATTCCGAATTCAATGAACACCTTGATATCCTCCCATTTCTTCTCGAAATCTTCGCGGTCATTTTTGAACATTGAGTTCAACTTGTCCGCCACCTTCTTAGTAATGTGAGACGAAATCTTCTTCACCGCTGCGTCTTCCTGAAGGTAAGATCGCGAAACATTCAATGGAATGTCAGGCGAGTCGATTACACCGTGTAGAAGGGTCAGGAATTCAGGAACAATGTTCTCAACATTATCTGTGATGAAGACCTGATTGCTGTAAAGGCTAATTTTGTTTTTCTGAAGCTCCAGATTGTTCTTGAGCTTCGGGAAGTACAGAACCCCGGTCAGGTTGAAGGGGAAGTCTACATTCAAGTGAATGTGAAACAATGGATCTTCGAAAGTCATCGGGTACAATTCCCGATAGAAGTTCTTGTAGTCCTCATCGCTCAGCTCTGAGGGGATTTTCGTCCAAGCAGGATCAGTATTATTGACAATGTTGTCTTCTACGATTTTCGTCTCTTTTCCACCTTCTACTTCTTTGCCTTCGGCATCGCGCTCTTTTTCTGTTCGCTCGTTCGTTCCGAATTTGATCGGCACTGGAAGAAACTTGCAGTACTTATTGAGTATCCCACTGATACGTGATTCTTCTAAGAACTCAGTCGAATCATCGGCAATGTGAAGGATGATGTCTGTTCCTTTGCTCTTTTTCTTGGTCTCCTCCATTGTGTAGTTGGGGCTACCATCACAGGTCCACTTCACCGGAACACTGTTCGGTTTCTGAGATTTTGAAATAATCTCTACCTCCTTGGCCACCATGAAAGCACTGTAGAAACCTAGACCAAAATGTCCGATTATGGCATTTTTGCTGTCCGTGTCCTTGTATTTCTGTACAAACTCCTCCGCTCCTGAAAAGGCAATTTGGTTGATGTATTTATCAACCTCCTCTGCTGTCATTCCGATTCCATTGTCGCGAATGATCAGTTGTTTTTTATCCTTATCGAGAATGACCTCAACTTTGAGGCCTTCTGTTTTGGCTTTTAGCTCACCTAACCCTGAAAGGGTTTTTAACTTTTGAGTTGCATCAACTGCATTGGATACCAACTCTCTCAAGAAAATTTCGTGATCTGAGTAAAGAAATTTCTTAATGATCGGGAATATGTTCTCCGTTTGAACATTAATACTTCCTTGCTGCATAATTTTATTCGTTTTTTATTTCTCCATTGTCAAGGCTTATGCCAATTGAGTTTTGCTGACAATTTGTCGCATGAAAAAAGCCGATGTCAGAATTATAAACCTAAAACCAGCATCGAATCCAAGATTTTTAAATGAACGGGCTTATCCAAAAGACACACATCTAGTACACTGCATATTTGTAAAAGAAAAAAGCGACGCAGGATTTCCTGCATCGCTTTCTCTAAGTCAAAAATGACTCGTTTTTAATATCTACGCTTATTGCATCAATAGTCGTACTGACTCACGGCTCTCACCTTTAAGTACTTCTACGATGTAAATACCGTTTTCTAACTCATTCAAGTTCAAGTTAACATTGTTCAGGCCTTTGTTGAATACCATAACTCTCTCTAAAGCTAGTTTTCCTTGGGCATCGAATACTTGAATCAATCCTTGACCTGCCTCCAAAGAATTATAGGACAAGTTTACATTGTCTTGAGCAGGGTTTGGAGCTAAACGTACCCAAGATTCATCAGCTGTCATTGAGAACAGTTCGCCGATCACATTTGATCCAAGGTTTGTATTCGTCCATTGGATATCGCTGTTCACTTGAGTAAGTGGGGTGTCTGAATAAGCTGTTCCCGTTTCTTCAGTGATTCCGGGTGGAAGATAGAATACGGCGGCATAATCCGTGTAAGCTCCCGCGATAATCGGGTTTTGTTGACAACCACATCTCACCCTGAAGTTATAAGTAGTAAATGGAACCAATTGACCTACAGGTGCAGTAAAAGAACTTGCGTTCGCACCTCCAACAACTTTAGTTGCTTGTTGAGGTCCTTCACCTACAACAATATTTATTTGGCAACCGATTTGTCCTTCAATGGGTTCCCATTCGAAGAGCAGTTTCCCGTTTGGAAGAACGGTTCCTGTTAAGCTATTGAAGTCTACTGAAGGGTATGGGTTTTCACAAGGTGGAGCGACCGGACACGCCTCGCAAGAAGAAAAGCACACAAGACCAACGGAAAGATCAGCCGATGGCATCGTCAACACTCGATTAAATCCTCCGAACCCGTCATCTTGTCCACAAGCCTCAGGCACTGTCTCGGCAGCCGAGAAATCCGTGCTATTTAAGAATTTGTAAAGAACCTGGGTTCCCTCTGCAACAATTACTGAAAAGGAATAAACCCCATCTCCATCGTCATTCATTGCCGTAGGAGAAAATCCATTAAAGGTTCCCGCTACGTGAATGCCTCCTTCCGGATTAATGGCATCGAGATCAGAGGCGTCTACTGATAAGGTAAGCATGTAATCGTCAGGCGCGACTTCGCAAGCTACACATTGGGCAAAACAAACAGGTCCTGCGGTAGTGTCAGCTGAAGGCATCGTCAATACTCTGTTGAAACCACCGAAACCATCATCGGCTCCGCAAGCTCCGGGTACAGATTCTACCTCATCTCCGAATGTAGCTCCGTTTATGTATTTCCAAAGAACTGTAGAACCTTCTTCAACACTAACTGTGAGAGAGTAAATCCCTCCGCCTATGTCGGTCATCTGAGCAGGTGAGAAACTATTGAAAGTTCCTGCAGCATGAAGACCTGTATCGCTGATGGTAGCCAACTGAGAAGCATCAACTAAAAGAGTCAAGTCATAAGACTCTCCTAAAGTTGTGCACTCCGAGCACGATGAAAAACAAACCGTAGGAAGCACGATATCTGCATCTGCAACGTCTAGATCGCGATTAAAGCCACCGAAACCGTCGTCCAGTCCGCATTCTCCAGGCACATTCTCTACACCACTGAAGTCAGAGCTGTTAGTATACTTGTAAAGCACTGTAGCATTACTCGGAACTAACTTCGTAATAGTGTAAATTCCTCCACCCGAGTCAGTCATGGGCTCAGGTGAGAAACCGTTAAAGGTTCCCGCAATATGAATGCCGGCAGGGTCTATACTCCCGAGTTGAGAAGCGTCGACTGAAAATGTAACG
Proteins encoded in this region:
- the htpG gene encoding molecular chaperone HtpG translates to MQQGSINVQTENIFPIIKKFLYSDHEIFLRELVSNAVDATQKLKTLSGLGELKAKTEGLKVEVILDKDKKQLIIRDNGIGMTAEEVDKYINQIAFSGAEEFVQKYKDTDSKNAIIGHFGLGFYSAFMVAKEVEIISKSQKPNSVPVKWTCDGSPNYTMEETKKKSKGTDIILHIADDSTEFLEESRISGILNKYCKFLPVPIKFGTNERTEKERDAEGKEVEGGKETKIVEDNIVNNTDPAWTKIPSELSDEDYKNFYRELYPMTFEDPLFHIHLNVDFPFNLTGVLYFPKLKNNLELQKNKISLYSNQVFITDNVENIVPEFLTLLHGVIDSPDIPLNVSRSYLQEDAAVKKISSHITKKVADKLNSMFKNDREDFEKKWEDIKVFIEFGMLTDEKFYDKASKFYLFKSVDGKYYTIEEYKEKIQATQTDKNDKTIVLYAQDEKEQYSFIQTAKDRSYDVVVLDTPISSHLISKLEQKEDKLSFARVDADTIDKLIQKEEEIPSKLSEEEKEKLKPVIEGSVEKEKFHVQFESMSENDRPIIITQSEFMRRMKEQQMSGGGAQMFGMMPETYNMVVNANHPLITKLMEEDEAKQKETVGQLVDLALLSQNMLKGEAMSRFIQRSVDLMKS
- a CDS encoding T9SS type A sorting domain-containing protein; the encoded protein is MKKLLAFSLVLFFYGALQAQNESLTFRVDANNISSLSPNGIHVAGNWQSEANGDADWVPGANQMDDADADGVYELTVQVPAGSYEYKFINGNDWSENPEGVPGECSVNGNRGVDVVVGGVTTDLVCFGSCEECPTTGGGDVNVTFSVDASQLGSIDPAGIHIAGTFNGFSPEPMTDSGGGIYTITKLVPSNATVLYKYTNSSDFSGVENVPGECGLDDGFGGFNRDLDVADADIVLPTVCFSSCSECTTLGESYDLTLLVDASQLATISDTGLHAAGTFNSFSPAQMTDIGGGIYSLTVSVEEGSTVLWKYINGATFGDEVESVPGACGADDGFGGFNRVLTMPSADTTAGPVCFAQCVACEVAPDDYMLTLSVDASDLDAINPEGGIHVAGTFNGFSPTAMNDDGDGVYSFSVIVAEGTQVLYKFLNSTDFSAAETVPEACGQDDGFGGFNRVLTMPSADLSVGLVCFSSCEACPVAPPCENPYPSVDFNSLTGTVLPNGKLLFEWEPIEGQIGCQINIVVGEGPQQATKVVGGANASSFTAPVGQLVPFTTYNFRVRCGCQQNPIIAGAYTDYAAVFYLPPGITEETGTAYSDTPLTQVNSDIQWTNTNLGSNVIGELFSMTADESWVRLAPNPAQDNVNLSYNSLEAGQGLIQVFDAQGKLALERVMVFNKGLNNVNLNLNELENGIYIVEVLKGESRESVRLLMQ